CCGAAACGTCGTCAGCCTCCTCGTGGCCGCCGCCGCGGCCCCGGTCGGCAGGCGGGCTGGCGACCGGTTCGCGACGAGCGTGACCGCCGTCACCGGCGCGGACGCGGTCGAGGGCGAACTCAGCCGTTTCGCCAGAACCGTGGGACGGATCCGGCCGCTCACGCTCCCGGAGACGGTCGCCGACATCGACGGCTACGACCCCGTCGACGACGCGACCAAGGAACGCCTCGCCGGGGAGACGCTGTTGTTCCCCCGCCGCCTCTCCGACGAGGAGCTCCGGGAGCGCTTCGTCGCCCGGCTGAAGACGGAGTACGAGGTCGGTCACGTGGACGCCGAGTTCGACGGCGACCGGATCGTCCACCTCGGCGTCGGTCGCCGCGTCGCGGGGATCGGCCCGACGCTCGACCCGAGCGCCTGTGCCGTCGCCGTCAGGGCCGACCCGCCGAACGGCGCCGGCCCCGGCGACGTGGTGCAGGTGTGGCGTCGTCCCGAACCGACGCCGGAGCCGACGACCCCCGAGTCGGTCACGGAACCGGTCCCGGAGACGGACGCGGCCGACAACTCCGGGCCACCCATCGACTCCGATTCCGCGGCCTCCACGGAGGCCGGCTCCGCCGAAACGTCCGCCGCCTCCGCTGACGCGTCCACCGGCGCGTCCGCGGCTACCCCCGCCGACGAATCCGTCGACGCCGATCCCGCGTCGCCCGCGACGGCCGCGTCGGCCGCCCCGCCCGAGTTCGAACGGGTCTCCACGGCGGAGCTGCGAAGCGCAGCGGGCGACGTGGTGACGCTGGCGGTCGACGAGTCCGACGCCGCCCGGTTCGACGCCGACGGCGAGTACCGCCTCGTCACGCTCCCCGCGAGCCCCCGGGCGGACCGCGAGTTCGCCTCGGTGTTGCGAGCGGCCGACGAAACCATGGGCGTGGTCAGGATCGAGACGGGCAGCGATCTCGCCGACGACACGGTCGAGCGCGTCGCCGGCGCGGTCGTCGCCGTCGAGACCGTCGACGGTGAAGTCGAGCCGATCCCCCGGCGCGGGCGGACGCTGTCGGCCGGCGAGACTCTCTATCTCGTCGCCCGACCCGAGGCGATCCGGGAGGTCGAACGCCGGGCGAGCGCCCCGGAGCCGTAGCACGGTCGCCGGCGAGGGGGGTCGCCCCGGCGGCGCAACGCTCTTGGCCGCCCGAGGGGGACGGATACGTATGAACTGGAAGCTGTTCGCCGATCTCGCCGAGGCGGCCGGCGAGCCGG
This genomic stretch from Halobaculum roseum harbors:
- a CDS encoding potassium transporter TrkA produces the protein MIPGPSGVPPAAAATAVPIQSFVDVFGGLNAPRLVGFAVASFLVAAAGAAAYRWFVNDAVPRGLTTLLGTAVVAVYLNTVGLFETVIPVGGAVAADPFAPATVLRNVVSLLVAAAAAPVGRRAGDRFATSVTAVTGADAVEGELSRFARTVGRIRPLTLPETVADIDGYDPVDDATKERLAGETLLFPRRLSDEELRERFVARLKTEYEVGHVDAEFDGDRIVHLGVGRRVAGIGPTLDPSACAVAVRADPPNGAGPGDVVQVWRRPEPTPEPTTPESVTEPVPETDAADNSGPPIDSDSAASTEAGSAETSAASADASTGASAATPADESVDADPASPATAASAAPPEFERVSTAELRSAAGDVVTLAVDESDAARFDADGEYRLVTLPASPRADREFASVLRAADETMGVVRIETGSDLADDTVERVAGAVVAVETVDGEVEPIPRRGRTLSAGETLYLVARPEAIREVERRASAPEP